AGCGCAAGCCTGAACGAAGCGCACCATGCACACTCGCGTTCCGGCGCAAAGATGCTACGCTTCGCCGATGATTCGCATCGCTATACTGGGGTTGATGGCCCTTTCCGCCGCCGCATGTACAACCGTTCCGCCGCAGGGCGAGACGACCGATGCAGTTGCGCAGCCCACCGAAGTCACGCTGATCCTGGATCGGGAAGAGGCCGCGCGGCTCTTCGCGGTTACCGAGATAACCCTGCAATGGATCGGCTGGGACAGGCGGGGCAGCGTCGCTTTCACGCGCGATGGAGAGGCGGTGAATTTGCGCGGGGTTCATTCGACGGTGGACGGCCAAGGCACTCTGGTCGTCGATGGGCGGGTCGCCGAAGTCGGGACAGACTACTTCATCCTCGACGGCACGATCACCATCGAAAACACACCGGATGCCGGGCGCTCCTGCGAATTGACCAAGCGCGACTGGCGTTTCGCCGTGACGCAAAACCGCCCCTATTACCGCCTGCGCGAATTCGAATGGTGCGACGGCCTGACGGATTACATCGACCTCTATCATCCGCGCGGCCCCTCTTCCTGACGCTTACTGGCTGAGCACCATCTCGTCGCCGGCAATCTCGACCTTTCCGACCTGCGACAGGAAACTCTGCCCCAACAGCGTCACGTCGAGCCCTTCGGGGATCACGACCGCGCGCACGTTGCTCGCGCTCAGCCCGCCCAGCGTTACGTTGCCCAGCACAACCGGCACGCCATAGACATCCCCGCTCGCGCCGCGGGCGATGGGGCGGACTTCGGACGGGTCCCAGTCGACGCCGATCGCCATCGCGTCGCTGCCGGTAAGCGCGATCATGCTGGCGCCGGTATCGACCATGGTGCGGATGCGCCGCCCGTCGATTTCGGGGCTGGCGTAGAAATGGCCATCGCCTTCGCGCATGAGCGCGATCTGTCCGCCCATGCCGCCGGAATCGGCGAGCGCCCGGTCCATTTCCGTGGGACCGGAGCCGCGCGCGGCAATCCGCCGTCCAGCATCGTGCCGCGCAAGCACGTCGTCCTTCGACCACGGATTGGGGCTGGAATAGGTCTGCTGCGGCTGCGGCGCGTTATCGGCAGAGGAGAACGGGCCGAGCGCGCCGTCGTTCCCGGCGGTGCGGAACGCAAAGACGGCAGCAATACAAGCCACCGGTATCGCGGCCAGGATCAGGTAATTCTTGACCATCGCCGGCAGCGTAATGCGCCGCCCCTTAAAGCACGGTAAAGTGCCTAGCGGGCGGCGTAATCGGCCAGTTCGGCGTAGATTTCGTCCCCGCTACGGCTGGCGGCGTTGCGCCAGCCCTTGGCCGTATCGGCATTGAGGACCTTTCCGTCGCTGGCATAAACGATGACGGTTGGCGTCCCTTCAATATCGGTCACGCCTGCCATGGCTGCGAGATCAAGATTGCGGCCCTCGCCGTCCTGAGGAACTCCGACGTCGACATAGACCACCTCATAATGGTCTTCGATCAGCTGCTGGAAGCGCGGCGATGCGAGCCATCCCGCAAGCGCGCGGCTGTCATGGCACCAATTCGCGCCGAAAACCGCAAGCGTTAGACGGTCGTTCAAACGCGCTTGCAGGAGGGCATCTTCCACATCTCTGTCTGCATTTGCCTCCGGATCGAAAGGCGTCGCTTCGGGATGGGCGAGGGCGGCAGACGAGGCGCTGTTGACCGGTCCGCAGACCGACAACAGCGGCGCGGCAATGGCGAGCAAAAGGGTTGCGGCGAGGCGTTTCATTACCCGCCCTCGTGCGCGATCTTTGCGAGCCGGGCAAGGTTCGGCATCGCGGCCATGGCTTTCTCGCGGATATCCGCAAAGGGGGCGAGCATGGCGGTCAACGAAGGTGACGGTGGCCTTGTCGTCCTGGCTCAGCAGCGTGTCGGCAAAGACCATGCCCACCGCGCCGGCGCCCACGACCAGGTAATCGGTCTCGTAATCGGCCACGCGAGTGCCTCCCGTTGTTCGGGAAAGCCGATACTACTGCGCGAGCGAGGACGAGGCGGCATTCTCCTGCGCCATCGACAGCATGGAGGCGGCGTGCCGCTCAGCCACCGCGCGCTGGTCCGCCCCGTATCCGCCGCCGAGCGCGCTGGCGACGGGCAGGCCGCGGCGCCGGCTTTCGCGCACGACCATGCGGTCGCGGGCGGCCAGTCCCTCGCCCGAAAGCGCCAGCCGGCCGAGCTTGTCGTCGCGGTGCGGGTCGACACCGGCCTGGTATAGGACGAGGTCTGGCGCAAAACGGGCAAAGGCGCCGTCCAGCTCGCGCGAAAGCACGGCGAGATAGGCATCGTCGTCCATCCCGTCCGGCAAGGCGACGTCGCGGCTGGACTGCGCCTTGCGGACCGGGAAGTTCTTTTCCGCGTGGAGCGACAGGGTGAAGATGTCTTCGCGCCCGGCGGTCAGGCTGGCCGTGCCGTCGCCCTGGTGCACGTCGAGATCGACGATCAGGATCCGCGTCGCGTCCCCTTCCGCGATCAGGCGGTTTGATGCGACGGCGAGGTCGTTGAACACGCAATAGCCCGCGCCCGTATCGTGCAGCGCATGGTGGCTGCCGGCCGCGCTGTTGGCGGCATAGCCGTACTCCATCGCCAGTTTCGCCGCCAGCCATGTGCCGCCGTTGGTGTGGCGCACGCGGCTGGCGATGCGCGGGGTGACGGGAAAGCCGATCCTCCGCTCCTTTTCGCGCGGCACGGCGGCGGCGAAGACTTCGGCGACATATTCGGGGCTGTGCACCGCTTCCAGCCATTCCCGCGGCATCGGATCGGGCGCGTGCTCGGTGATCGGATAGCCGCTTTCCCGCAGCGCCTCCATCACCAGCATGTACTTGTCGAACCTGAACGTCCCGCGTTCGGGTCGCGGCGCCATGTAATCGGCGTGGTGGACGACGTGGAGCAGCGCCTATTCCGCCGCCACGGCGTGGGGTTCGAAGGCGGTGGCTTCGCCTGCCTCGATGGCGGCGGCCTTTTCCTCGACCAACCTGACCACGTGGTCGAGCATCGCCTCGCTCTGGACGTGGTGGTCGGTCACGCCGGACAGGTAGACCATATGTTTGCCCGCACCGCCGCCGGTGATGCCGATATCGGTCTCGCGCGCTTCGCCGGGGCCGTTGACCACGCAGCCAAGCACCGAAAGGCTCATCGGCGTCTTGATGTGCTCGAGCCGCTTTTCCAGCGCCTCGACCGTGCGGATCACGTCGAAACCCTGGCGGCTGCAGCTGGGGCAGGAGACGACGCGCACGCCGCGGGTGCGCAGGCCGAGTGCTTTCAGCATCTCGAACCCGACCTTCACTTCCTGCTCCGGCTCGGCCGAAAGCGACACGCGGATCGTGTCGCCGATGCCGGCCCACAGCAGGCTGCCGATGCCGATGGAAGACTTCACCGTCCCGCCGATCAGTCCGCCCGCCTCGGTAATGCCGAGATGCAGCGGGCAATCGACCGTTTCGGCAAGCGCGTGGTAGGCCGCGACGGCGAGGAACACGTCGGATGCCTTCACCGCGACCTTGTATTCGTGGAAATCGTGGTCCTGCAGCAGCTTGATATGGTCGAGCGCGCTTTCCACCAGCGCTTCGGGGCAGGGTTCGCCGTATTTTTCCAGCAGGTCCTTTTCCAGGCTGCCGGCGTTCACGCCGATGCGGATGGCGCAGCCGTTAGCCTTGGCGGCGCGGACGACTTCGGCCACGCGCTCCGACGAACCGATGTTGCCGGGGTTGATGCGCAGGCAGGCCGCACCTGCGTCGGCCGCTTCCAGCGCGCGCCTGTAGTGGAAATGGATGTCCGCGACGATCGGCACGCGCGCCGCTTTCGTGATCTTGCCGAAAGCCTCGCTCGCCTCTTTCGTGGGCACCGAGACGCGGATGATGTCCGCGCCCACATCCTCGCACCGGCGGATCTGGTCGATCGTGGCGACCGCGTCTTCCGTGGGCGTGTTGGTCATCGTCTGCACGGTGATCGGCGCATCGCCGCCGACCGGCACGGTGCCGACCATGATCTGGCGGGACTGACGGCGCTCGATCGTGCGCCAGGGGCGGATGGCATTCATTGTCATGTGTCTCGGTAAGTTCTCGCGCGCCCCATATGGCGCATCTGCTGCAGTTTTGCGACCTTTGCGAATGCGTATGGGATTTCGCAGTGGGATGCGCCATGAACGCGCGCCATGAACGACCCGCGCGACACGAATGAACTCGACGGCCCGCTGCTCTTCGGCCGTGTGCTGGACGGGAAGGGGGGCGGCCGCCCCATCGGCTGGGACGAGGCGCGCGAGTGGCAGCCGGCCGGCCCGGACGAGGTGCTGTGGGTGCACCTGTGCCGCAACCGGCCCGGCGTGCAGGAATGGCTGGAGGGTTCGCTTTCCGTCCCCGAACCCACGGCGGAATTGCTGGTGTCGGATTCAACCCGCCCGCGCGCTTTCAGCGAAGGCGGCACGCTGGTCAGCACGCTGCGCGGGATCAATTTCAATCCGGGGGCGGAGCCGGAGGACATGATCTCCATGCAGCTGTGGTGCGACGGGCGGCGGCTGGTCACGCTGCGCCGCCTTGCGCTGCAGACCCCGCGCGACGTGCTTGCCCTGATCGACCGCGGGATCGGCCCGCCCGACGCGGGCGCAACGATAACCCTGCTCGCCGAATTCATGATCGCGCGGATGAACCAGTCGATCGTCGACATGAACGACGTGATCGACGCGCTGGAGGAGGAGGATCCGGAAAAGGACCCCGAAGGGATGCTGGGCCGCATTGCCGCCATCCGCCGCAACTGCCTCGGCCTGAAACGCCACATGTCGCCGCAGCACGAGGCGCTGGAGCGGATCAGCCGCGAAGCACCCGCCTGGTTCGAGGATCACGACCGGCGCGAAATCGCCGAATCCATCGACCGCTTGCGCCGCTATCTCGACGATATCGACATCAGCAAGGAAAGCGCCGTGGTGCTGATGGACGAGCTGCGCGCCCGCGCCCTCGCCAGCAACGAGAAAGCGACTTACGTGCTGACCATCGTGGCCGGCATCTTCCTGCCGCTCGGTTTCCTGACCGGCCTGTTCGGCATCAACGTTGGCGGGATGCCGTGGACAGACACGGTGGACGGTTTCTGGCTGGTCACCGCGGCCTGCCTTGCGATCTTCGTCGGGCTGGTGGGCCTGTTCAAGAAGCTCGACTGGCTCTGAGCCGGGACTGAACTGGTGGCCTCAGCCCCAGCTTTCGCCGGTCAGTTCCTCCGATTTCGCCCACAGCGCGTCGGCGATGGCGGGATCGATGGCGTAGGACCGCACGCCGCCCATCGGGTCCTCGTCGTCCACGTCGGCGATGTGGCAGTCTTCCGGATAAAGCCCGCCACGCCCGCCCAGTTCAGGTTCAGTCGTGACCCAGCAGGTGGTCGCCGCGCCTTGCGGGATGGTCTTGAACGGATCGGGCTCCTGCCCGCTTTCTTCCGCGTTCTTGCGGATCCGCTCCATCAGCGCGGCCATGTCCGCTTCGGTCAAGTGGCGCGACAGGTTGGTCATGATCCCGCCGGGATGCAGCGCAAAGGCGTGGATACCCTTGTCCGCGAACCGCTGTTCCAGCCCCACGGCGAAGAGGACGTTGGCGGTTTTCGACTGGCCGTAGCTGAGCCAGGGATCGTAGTCGCGATCCTCGAAAAATGGGTCGTCCAGGTGGACGCGGTCGATGTGGTGCCCG
This sequence is a window from Alteriqipengyuania flavescens. Protein-coding genes within it:
- a CDS encoding retropepsin-like aspartic protease family protein; amino-acid sequence: MVKNYLILAAIPVACIAAVFAFRTAGNDGALGPFSSADNAPQPQQTYSSPNPWSKDDVLARHDAGRRIAARGSGPTEMDRALADSGGMGGQIALMREGDGHFYASPEIDGRRIRTMVDTGASMIALTGSDAMAIGVDWDPSEVRPIARGASGDVYGVPVVLGNVTLGGLSASNVRAVVIPEGLDVTLLGQSFLSQVGKVEIAGDEMVLSQ
- a CDS encoding thioredoxin family protein, which translates into the protein MVFADTLLSQDDKATVTFVDRHARPLCGYPRESHGRDAEPCPARKDRARGRVMKRLAATLLLAIAAPLLSVCGPVNSASSAALAHPEATPFDPEANADRDVEDALLQARLNDRLTLAVFGANWCHDSRALAGWLASPRFQQLIEDHYEVVYVDVGVPQDGEGRNLDLAAMAGVTDIEGTPTVIVYASDGKVLNADTAKGWRNAASRSGDEIYAELADYAAR
- a CDS encoding histone deacetylase family protein — its product is MAPRPERGTFRFDKYMLVMEALRESGYPITEHAPDPMPREWLEAVHSPEYVAEVFAAAVPREKERRIGFPVTPRIASRVRHTNGGTWLAAKLAMEYGYAANSAAGSHHALHDTGAGYCVFNDLAVASNRLIAEGDATRILIVDLDVHQGDGTASLTAGREDIFTLSLHAEKNFPVRKAQSSRDVALPDGMDDDAYLAVLSRELDGAFARFAPDLVLYQAGVDPHRDDKLGRLALSGEGLAARDRMVVRESRRRGLPVASALGGGYGADQRAVAERHAASMLSMAQENAASSSLAQ
- the ispG gene encoding flavodoxin-dependent (E)-4-hydroxy-3-methylbut-2-enyl-diphosphate synthase, with amino-acid sequence MNAIRPWRTIERRQSRQIMVGTVPVGGDAPITVQTMTNTPTEDAVATIDQIRRCEDVGADIIRVSVPTKEASEAFGKITKAARVPIVADIHFHYRRALEAADAGAACLRINPGNIGSSERVAEVVRAAKANGCAIRIGVNAGSLEKDLLEKYGEPCPEALVESALDHIKLLQDHDFHEYKVAVKASDVFLAVAAYHALAETVDCPLHLGITEAGGLIGGTVKSSIGIGSLLWAGIGDTIRVSLSAEPEQEVKVGFEMLKALGLRTRGVRVVSCPSCSRQGFDVIRTVEALEKRLEHIKTPMSLSVLGCVVNGPGEARETDIGITGGGAGKHMVYLSGVTDHHVQSEAMLDHVVRLVEEKAAAIEAGEATAFEPHAVAAE
- a CDS encoding zinc transporter ZntB, translated to MNDPRDTNELDGPLLFGRVLDGKGGGRPIGWDEAREWQPAGPDEVLWVHLCRNRPGVQEWLEGSLSVPEPTAELLVSDSTRPRAFSEGGTLVSTLRGINFNPGAEPEDMISMQLWCDGRRLVTLRRLALQTPRDVLALIDRGIGPPDAGATITLLAEFMIARMNQSIVDMNDVIDALEEEDPEKDPEGMLGRIAAIRRNCLGLKRHMSPQHEALERISREAPAWFEDHDRREIAESIDRLRRYLDDIDISKESAVVLMDELRARALASNEKATYVLTIVAGIFLPLGFLTGLFGINVGGMPWTDTVDGFWLVTAACLAIFVGLVGLFKKLDWL